ttgaattatgtagaactttatcataataaaaatcatataaatttcttagtttttacattgaaattacttaatgattgCGACGCGCAAACTTAGTTCGAAAACAAGCACACAAACAAGACTAAATCATGAACAAAAAACacaatcaaattaattttagatCAAACAATGTCATTAATATGATAAAAATTCAAAGATAACGATAATAATAACGACGATAACGATAAAAAAGATGACGAGAcgatataataataataacgatgatgatgatggcggcgaaagaggaggagaaaaacaaatgaaaaaaagaaattaaataaaaaaagaaaagaggaggagaagaaggtAGTGATTATGGTGGTGACGACGATAactaagagaaaagaaaaaagagaaaaaaaaatagtaactaaaatattagtaaaaagaagagaaagaagaaacgaagaagaagaaaacgaaaaaaaaaaacgcatAATTTAATTAAGCATTTTAtttaaatgtaaaattttattaaaaaaatataataaatatccTTTCTAACTTTTATTCGTAAAGTCAAGTCGTCATTATTATGGTCATTATTACTGGATACcaatatcaaattaattatGTTTAAAACTTCAGATATCATATACATGAACATGAAATTAACACTTGTGAAATGATAATTTCactctaattttttataatatcattacacatgatttttttgtattgcataaatttataaaagaaataatattaTCAAATTAAGAGTAACAATATTCTCTTAACACTTATCTcaaaagtaatttttgaagatttcaattctttaaattttaaatttgtattttaaaatgtaaagtgtgatcttttatttttgaataattttttttatttattttttattttatttataaaataaatagtgaGAGATCAtaatttactcttttattttaaataaaattcaaaatttaaaagatccAAATTCAATCTTCCAAGACTATGGTAAAATGTGTAACTGTGTAAGTGATTGCGAAACCTTCCACCACTATGCATTCATTCTGATCttatttttcttggattttaATCTTGTGGGGTCTCTTAGTACAACACTACAatgccacttattttctatctccacttattttctatgcatTCATTGAGAGCAAGTAGGAGCAGAAGAACCTAACCTATAAATAACACGTCACAAACAGTTGACAAAGTTATATATACTGTGGCGTGTGGAGATAACATGCACgttttctttttatcttgtttgaACTTTTAAGAgtggagaaacaaaaaaaaaaaaaaaaacaagagtTGAGGAACTCTGGGAAATTATGGAAGTGAACTATGAGACTGAGATATCAACAAAAAGTTTGGTTTTTGCTGTTAATGGCGAGAGGTTTGAGCTCTCCAAAGTTGACCCATCTACCACTTTGCTGGAGTTCTTGCGTTCCCAGACAACCTTCAAGAGTGTCAAGCTCAGTTGTGGTGAAGGTGATGATCATTTTTGTGTTTGTAAAGTGATAAAAGCATTTCAGAATTTTCATAGCCTAGCTAGTAGCTGTTTGATCATCTGACTTTTGAAATGTTTAGTTCTCAGTGTTGCAACTTCAAAATTCTCTTCAGTTTAAGTTCATAGTTTGGATAATCTTCTTCCTTTACTTGGATTTTGACTTCTTTTATAGGAGGTCTTAATGGGCTTGTTGGAGTTGGGATTTCTGAGTGTCTTGAATTTGGGATAAATCTGGAGTCTGTATGTACTGATTCCAGTTATTCCTCAATTGTATATTTGTGTAATTTTCTGgttcatatgaaaaagaaggtaGTTTATATCTAGATGCAATATGTTACTGGAACGGGTATCCAGTACACTACATGTAAATTATTTTACGTAGAAAGTATATTTATGGCTTTTCATAAGCAGATAAATTATGAATTGGTACACGGTATATCACCTAGTCGTTGATTTCATGTAACTATGATTTAgatttaagaaaaagaaaaatcttatttgcctttatatttttaacaaaggGGAGCCTGGAGCATTAGTCTCCGTGTGATCTTAAATGTGTGTGGTTGGGAGAATTAtaaataattcttaaaaattttaagatggAATATCATATTCCCATATTTggttcaaaatttgaaaagttatttttaaaCAAGTTTGATTCCAAACTATCATTTCAATTCCCACCTTCTCCTTGAATATATTTGATTCTCATGGAAATGAAATCTGACTAACAAGTAATACTTgaaaccccccccccccccccccttctcTTAAGGTCACTTACTCAACTCGTGGTAATTAGTCACAAATGCAATTATTAGCTTAAACTGTCTATAGTAGGCCCTTTAAGTGCTATCCTTCCCTGATTCTGATCCTGCTTTAACGCAGAATGTTTGAGCACCAGGCTTACCTTTTATTTCTAACATTTTCATTATTAGTAATCCACAAAAGGCTTCTTTTCAACTTGTTACTTACATACATGGATATGGTTGGTTTCCAGGTGGTTGTGGAGCTTGTGTGGTTCTAATATCCAAATATGATCCTGTTCTTGACAGAGTTGAGGATTTTACAGCAAGTTCATGTCTCACACTACTTTGCAGCATTCATGGATGTTCAATTACAACAAGTGAAGGCATTGGAAATAGCAAAAATGGATTCCACCCAATTCAGGAAAGAATTGCAGGATTTCATGCCACACAATGCGGCTTTTGTACTCCGGGAATGTGCGTTTCACTCTTTGGAACTCTTGTCAATGCTGAAAAGACCAATCGTCCGGATCCGCCTTCCGGATTCTCCAAACTGACAGCAGCAGAGGCGGAAGAGGCTATTGCAGGTAACCTCTGCCGCTGTACCGGTTACCGACCAATTGCAGATGCCTGCAAAAGCTTTGCAGCCAATGTTGATATAGAAGATTTGGGCTTCAACTCTTTCTGGAGAAAAGGAGAGAACAAGGACTTAATGCTTAGTAGTTTACCTCAATATGGCAAGAACCATAACAATGTTAAATTTCCTCTGTTTTTGAAGGAAATCAAGAATGATGTGATCTTGTCTTCAGATGAAGGTAGCTGCTGGCACAGTCCTACTAGTCTGAAGGAGCTTCAGAGCTTGTTGAAATTAAACCGAGCCAACGGCACTCGGATCAAGCTTGTTGTTAGCAATACCGGTATGGGATACTACAAGGAAAGTGATGGCTATGACAAGTATATTGATCTAAGGGGCATCTCTGAGCTCTCAAAGATAGGAAAGGATCAAACTGGAATTGAAATTGGAGCAGCGGTGCCAATATCTAAAGCTATTGAAGTGCTAAAAGAAGAGAGCAGAAGTGATTTTCTTACAGAGGATTCTGCAATGATTCTTGGAAAGCTCGCTGACCATATGAGTAAAGTCGCCTCCAGATTTATTCGGAACACAGCCAGTGTAGGAGGCAATTTAGTGATGGCTCAAAAGAATAATTTTCCTTCAGACATGGCCACAATTCTTCTTGCTGTGGATTCAATGGTTCAAATAATGACTGGTGCAAAATTTGAGTGGCTTGCATTGGAGGAGTTTTTTGAAAGACCATCACTAAGTTTGGAGAGTGTACTTTTAAGCATCAAAATTCCAAGTTTTGAACTTATTGAAGGTAAATCCGATAATCAAGGAGGTAAATCCGATAATCAAGGACGTAAATTCCTCTTTGAAACTTACCGAGCTTCGCCTCGACCCCTTGGAAATGCCCTTCCATACTTAAATGCTGCATTCCTGGCTAAGGTGTTCATGTCTAAAGACACTGGCGAAACAACAATTGATGCTTGCAGGCTATCTTTTGGTGCTTATGGGACTAAGCATGCAATCAGAGCAAAAAAAGTTGAGGACTTTTTAGTAGGAAAAGTGCCAAGTGTTCATATTCTACATGAAGCTGTCAACTTGCTGGCATCCATTATTGTACCTGATGGTGGTACCTTAGATGCAGCTTATCGTTCAAGTTTGGCAGCTGGTTTTCTTTTAAAGTTCTTCAACTTCTTGATAGATGGTCCTTCCAAATTGATAAATGGCTGTACTAGTTTGCCTGTCAATGGATCAATCCAATTAAATGGGAATCAAAACCAGGCTCAACATGATAAAACTCCAATGTTACTTTCATCTGGAAAACAAGTAATTGAAGACAGCAATAAGTATCATCCAGTTGGAGAGCCGATCACGAAATCTGGAGCCGCAATACAAGCTTCAGGTTTGTTTGATGCCTATCAATAATGacttttcatataatttaaTACATGCTTAGTAACAAGTGAACATTAACATATAAATCATACGTAGGTGAGGCTGTCTTTGTAGATGACATACCATCACCACCAAATTGCCTTCATGGAGCATATATCTATAGCACAAAGCCTTTAGCACGGATAACAAGTATAGAACTCAGACCTGAATTACAGAGACATAAGGGAGTGGTGGACATCATTTCAAGTAAAGACATCCCGGATGGTGGTCAAAACCTTGGAGCAAGAGCCTTATTTTCTTCTGAACCTTTATTTGCAGAAGAGATAGCTAGATACATTGGCGATCGTCTTGCCTTTGTGGTGAGTTCATAAACCGTTTATTGATGGTTTGTAAGTACTTGCCCTTTACTCACCAACTATAGCTTCCTTTTTAGGTTGCAGATACTCAGAAACTCGCTGATACGGCTGCAAACTCTGCTATTGTTGATTATGATGTTGATAATCTTGAGCCACCAATATTAACTGTGGAAGATGCTGTTAAAAGATCTAGCCTTCATGAAGTTCCTCCATTTCTCCGCCCAAAACATGTTGGAGACATATCAAAAGGAATGGCTGAAGCAGATCACAAGATTCTTTCTGCCAAGGTatatgtaacgtgttttaatcTTTACCTTTGTTATTTGGTTATCCACCTTGGTTTCTGAAGAGTGATGTTTAagttttcttttgaaaaattaatgtCAAAATACAGATGAATCTTCCATCTCAATACTATTTCTATATGGAGACACATACTGCACTTGCTATACCAGATGAAGACAACTGCATTGCAGTTTACAGTTCAATTCAGTGCCCTCAGTATGCACATGCTACCATAGCCGCATGCTTGGGTGTTCCTGAGAATAATGTTCGTGTTATTACTAGAAGGGTTGGGGGAGGTTTTGGTGGGAAGTCCATGAAATCCATTTGTGTAAGTATTTGGCTGTGCACTGTTCTTTTACACATTGCTTAATTGTTATAATTCTACatcatattttaatattattatctaattttCTGTAGTTTGAAGAGTTACTAATGCAACAACTACAAATTGAAGAAGTCACTGCTTTTGCTTTGATTCCAATATAATTCATGTGTTTTCTGTGTTAAGTGTTTAAATATGTTAAGATatgaattaataatataaaacgATATAAACATAGTTCAAATTGTTACATTCACATCTTGCAGGCTGCTACTTCATGTGCACTTGC
The Arachis stenosperma cultivar V10309 chromosome 7, arast.V10309.gnm1.PFL2, whole genome shotgun sequence genome window above contains:
- the LOC130940919 gene encoding indole-3-acetaldehyde oxidase-like, whose translation is MEVNYETEISTKSLVFAVNGERFELSKVDPSTTLLEFLRSQTTFKSVKLSCGEGGCGACVVLISKYDPVLDRVEDFTASSCLTLLCSIHGCSITTSEGIGNSKNGFHPIQERIAGFHATQCGFCTPGMCVSLFGTLVNAEKTNRPDPPSGFSKLTAAEAEEAIAGNLCRCTGYRPIADACKSFAANVDIEDLGFNSFWRKGENKDLMLSSLPQYGKNHNNVKFPLFLKEIKNDVILSSDEGSCWHSPTSLKELQSLLKLNRANGTRIKLVVSNTGMGYYKESDGYDKYIDLRGISELSKIGKDQTGIEIGAAVPISKAIEVLKEESRSDFLTEDSAMILGKLADHMSKVASRFIRNTASVGGNLVMAQKNNFPSDMATILLAVDSMVQIMTGAKFEWLALEEFFERPSLSLESVLLSIKIPSFELIEGKSDNQGGKSDNQGRKFLFETYRASPRPLGNALPYLNAAFLAKVFMSKDTGETTIDACRLSFGAYGTKHAIRAKKVEDFLVGKVPSVHILHEAVNLLASIIVPDGGTLDAAYRSSLAAGFLLKFFNFLIDGPSKLINGCTSLPVNGSIQLNGNQNQAQHDKTPMLLSSGKQVIEDSNKYHPVGEPITKSGAAIQASGEAVFVDDIPSPPNCLHGAYIYSTKPLARITSIELRPELQRHKGVVDIISSKDIPDGGQNLGARALFSSEPLFAEEIARYIGDRLAFVVADTQKLADTAANSAIVDYDVDNLEPPILTVEDAVKRSSLHEVPPFLRPKHVGDISKGMAEADHKILSAKMNLPSQYYFYMETHTALAIPDEDNCIAVYSSIQCPQYAHATIAACLGVPENNVRVITRRVGGGFGGKSMKSICAATSCALAAHKLRRPVRIYLNRKTDMIMAGGRHPMKITYSVGFKNNGKITALDIEVLMNAGLYLDVSAIMPARLVSGLKKYDWGALSFDIKLCKTNHPNRCAMRAPGELQGSFIAEAILENVAATLSIDVDSVRSINLHTHTSLELFYPESFGEPYEYTLPSLWNKLSVSVNYDQRVEMVKEFNRVNTWKKRGLSRLPVVFEMGLRPTPGKVSIFSDGSVVVEVGGIELGQGLWTKVKQMAAFGLGEIQCEGTEGLLDKIRVVQSDTVSLIQGGLTAGSTTSESSCEAVRLSCNILVERLKPLKEKLQKEMGSIKWETLLRQAYIQSVNLSASSFFVPTTYSKNYLNYGAAVSEVEIDLLTGETRFLQTDIIYDCGQSLNPAVDLGQIEGAFVQGLGFFMLEEYETNVDGMVLADGTWNYKIPTIDTIPKQFNVQILNTGHHKRRVLSSKASGEPPLLLAASVHCATRAAVKEARKQVLSWSNKDGTDSRFELKVPATMPVVKELIGLDIVETYLKWKMEKNSRISY